The region CCGTCGCGGATCTCGCCCACGGCGTCGCCGAAGCCGGCCACGAAGGGGCCGGCGAAGCCGGACATCTCTCGCGCGCGGCCGAGATCGGCCTGATGATCTTCTCCGTCATGGTCGCCGCGCTGGGGATCTGGGTCGCGCGGCGCTTTTACGTCGAGCACCCGGACATCCCGAAGCGGCTCGCCGAACGCTGGTCGGGCGCGTACCGCACGCTGCTCAACAAGTACTACGTCGACGAGCTGTACGACGCGACCGTGATCTCGGGCACGCTCTCGAGCGCGCGCGGCCTGTGGAAGTTCGATTCCGGCGTCGTGGACGGCGCCGTGGACGGCTCCGGCCTGATCACGCGCCTCGTCTCGTGGGCCTCCGGCATCTTCGATAAGTACGTCGTGGACGGCCTGGTCAACCTCGTGGGCCGGGTCACCGGCGAGTCGAGCGTCGTGACGCGCAGGCTGCAGACCGGGCTCCTGCAGAACTACGCGTTGCTGATGCTGTTTGGAGTGTTTGCCTTCCTCGCGATCTACTGGATCGCCGGTTAACTATGGAATTCTTGCGCGCGCACCTGCTGTCCATCATCCTGTTCACGCCGCTCGTCGGCGCGATCCTGCTTCTCTTCGTCAACAAGACGCAGGAGAACGCGATCCGCTGGATCGCCAACATCTTCGCGCTGGCCGGCTTCCTGGTCTCCGTGCCGCTGTGGTTCTCGTACGAGCCCGAGCGCGCCGGGTGGCAGCTCGTCGAGCGCGCGAACTGGATCCCGTCGATTGGCGCCACCTACTTCCTGGGCGTCGACGGCTTCAGCGTCCTGATGGTCCTGCTGACGACGCTCATGGGGTTCATCGCGATCCTGTCGTCCTGGACCGCGATCACCGAGCGCGTGAAGGAGTACTACGTGTTCCTCCTCGTCCTCCAGACGGGGATGCTCGGCGCCTTCGTGTCGCTCGACTTCCTGCTGTTCTTCCTGTTCTGGGAAGTGATGCTCGTGCCGATGTACTTCCTGATCGGCATCTGGGGCGGCGGCCGGCGGCTGTACTCGGCGATCAAGTTCTTCCTGTACACCCTGGTCGGCAGCGTCGTCATGCTGCTGGGCATCCTGGCGCTGTATTTCTACTACCACTCGGTTACCGGCGTGTACTCGTTCGATATCACCGAGTTCCATCGGCTGGATCTGCCGACCAACCTCCAGAAGTGGATCTTCCTCGCCTTCTTCCTCGGCTTCGCGATCAAGGTCCCGATGTTCCCGTTCCACACCTGGCTGCCCGACGCTCATACCGACGCCCCGACGGCCGGTTCGGTGATCCTGGCGGCGGTCCTCCTGAAGATGGGCACGTACGGGTTCATCCGCTTCAGCCTGCCGATCCTGCCGGACGCGAGCCGCGCGTTCGTGCCGATGATGGTGGGGCTCTCGCTGGTCGGGATTGTCTACGGCGCGCTCGTCGCGCTGGCGCAGACCGACTGGAAGCGGCTCGTCGCCTACTCGAGCGTCAGCCACATGGGCATGGTGATGCTCGGCATGTTTGCGCTGACGCCGGTCGGCCTGGCGGGCAGCATCATCCAGCAGCTCAATCACGGCATCTCCACCGGCGCCCTCTTCCTGATCGTGGGCATCGTGTACGAGCGGCGCCACACGCGCGAGATCTCGGAGTACGGCGGGCTCTCCAAGGTGATGCCGATGTACGCGGCGGTCTTCGGCATCATGGTGATGTCGTCGATCGGCCTGCCGGCGCTGAACGGCTTCATCGGCGAGCTGCTGATCCTCGTCGGGGTCTTCGTGCGGAACAAGATCTGGGCGGCGGTCGCGGCGAGCGGCATCATCCTCGGCGC is a window of Acidobacteriota bacterium DNA encoding:
- a CDS encoding NADH-quinone oxidoreductase subunit M encodes the protein MEFLRAHLLSIILFTPLVGAILLLFVNKTQENAIRWIANIFALAGFLVSVPLWFSYEPERAGWQLVERANWIPSIGATYFLGVDGFSVLMVLLTTLMGFIAILSSWTAITERVKEYYVFLLVLQTGMLGAFVSLDFLLFFLFWEVMLVPMYFLIGIWGGGRRLYSAIKFFLYTLVGSVVMLLGILALYFYYHSVTGVYSFDITEFHRLDLPTNLQKWIFLAFFLGFAIKVPMFPFHTWLPDAHTDAPTAGSVILAAVLLKMGTYGFIRFSLPILPDASRAFVPMMVGLSLVGIVYGALVALAQTDWKRLVAYSSVSHMGMVMLGMFALTPVGLAGSIIQQLNHGISTGALFLIVGIVYERRHTREISEYGGLSKVMPMYAAVFGIMVMSSIGLPALNGFIGELLILVGVFVRNKIWAAVAASGIILGAAYMLWLYQRTMFGKLENPKNQGLKDLSVREFATFAPLIVLAFWIGLYPSPFIRRLDTSVAHVIARVSPEYGQRNALFEPCPTTEELQAAARKIAGAPAFAPGASAGGPVSTAGAGQPDFLLPPCESGDAKPDAHQAPKPQGVR